The Opitutus sp. DNA window AACCGCCCTCGCCCAGAACTGGCTCGCCCGTTTCCCCATGTGGGACTGGGTCGGCGGCCGCACCAGCGAACTGTCCGCCGTCGGCCTGTTGCCCGCCGCCCTCCAGGGCATCGATATCCAGGCGATCCTCGACGGCGCCGCCGCTGTCGACGCGGTCACGCGCTCGACCAAGACCAGCGAAAACCCCGCCGCGCTGCTGGCGCTCATGTGGTATTACGCCACCGATGGCAAAGGCACCAAGGACATGGTCGTGCTGCCCTACAAGGACCGCCTGTTGCTCTTCTCCCGCTACCTCCAGCAGCTCGTCATGGAGTCGCTCGGCAAGGAGTTCGACCTCAAGGGCAACGTCGTCAATCAGGGCATCGCCGTGTACGGCAACAAGGGCTCGACCGACCAACATGCCTACGTGCAACAACTGCGCGAAGGCGTGAACAACTTCTTTGTTACCTTCATTGAAGTTTTAAAGGACCGCGACGGCGCCTCCTTCGACGTCGAGCCCGGCGTGACCACCGGCGATTTTCTCCAGGGTTTTTACCTCGGTACCCGTGACGCGCTCAGCGAAAAGAACCGCACCTCGATCAGCATCACGCTGGCCGACATTTCCCCTCGTTCGCTCGGCATCCTGATCGGACTCTACGAGCGCGTGGTTGGTTTCTATGCGTCGCTGGTTGGCATCAACGCCTACCACCAACCCGGCGTCGAAGCGGGCAAGAAGGCCGCCGGCAGCGTGATTACGCTCAAGCTGCAAATCACCGCTCACCTCAAGGCCAACGCTGGCCAGACGTTCACCGCCGACACCCTCGCCGCCGCCCTCGGCAGCGCGGTGAACGCCGAGTTGGTGTTCAAGGTCCTCGAACACCTCGCGGCCAACGGCTCGGTGAAAAAGACGGCGAACACCCCGTGGTTCGCGTCGACTTACTCCGCCTAAGTCTCGGTCCGCGTTCACGATGAGGTGTCCCCATCAACCCTGAGCTCACGCTCAGGGCCACGCTCTTCGTTAACCCATTCCGTGTGGCCTTGAGCGTGAGC harbors:
- a CDS encoding glucose-6-phosphate isomerase → MNWSRFKTHYYQNSELGLALDISRIPFPDGFLASKEPAIQQAYADMAALEKGAIANPDENRMVGHYWLRAPQLAPTPALAKEISDTLAAIKSFAADVHAGKILGSTGKTFTQLLVIGIGGSALGPQLVNHALGRPGADKLAVSFFDNTDPDGIDYVLGTLAGKLPETIAVVISKSGGTAETRNGQLEAAAAFKAAGLDFTKHYVAVTGAGSKLEQTALAQNWLARFPMWDWVGGRTSELSAVGLLPAALQGIDIQAILDGAAAVDAVTRSTKTSENPAALLALMWYYATDGKGTKDMVVLPYKDRLLLFSRYLQQLVMESLGKEFDLKGNVVNQGIAVYGNKGSTDQHAYVQQLREGVNNFFVTFIEVLKDRDGASFDVEPGVTTGDFLQGFYLGTRDALSEKNRTSISITLADISPRSLGILIGLYERVVGFYASLVGINAYHQPGVEAGKKAAGSVITLKLQITAHLKANAGQTFTADTLAAALGSAVNAELVFKVLEHLAANGSVKKTANTPWFASTYSA